The Xenopus tropicalis strain Nigerian chromosome 1, UCB_Xtro_10.0, whole genome shotgun sequence DNA segment GTCCCgtgttctgagggagagatctccaatacaACTGGTACAAATGCATGGTTTTTAATATTGTATCCAGTATTATTGCTTGAAAGTCTCTAAGATGATAAAAAACATAAAGAGTAGCAATGAGCGAAACTGTCTCATTtcaatttgctgaaaaatgctaaaaattTTACTAAATGCATTGGTGTCAATAGATGTAATTTCTACAGTTTTCCTTGTGCCAAAAGCATTGGAGCCAAtgggtatttttctttttttttatttcccacaaaaaaatacatttgagccAATGGATGTTTTTTTCCTAGTGAATAAAACACATTGAGGAATTCCAATTCCAatgttgtgcaaaaaaaagttaaaccCTATTGGAAAGAAGTGTTTGATACAATAGAAAAAAATTTATACTAGATAAGGACAATCAAAAAATAATACAGTACAATAAAGTTAATTATACATCTGCTACAGGCAGCAAGAGTAGCAATACTAACTCATTGGAGGAACCCCAATATGCCACAAAAATAGAATGGATAAAAGAAATAGAGGATATTAAGAAAAGGGAGAAATTAACAGCCTTCAAATAAGGGAGAATGAGaacatatgaaaaaaatatgttcagaCTAGACCCAGGGTATATGAAAAAGTCTATAAACAACTGCAAAAATAATAGTACATTGGAATAGATATGGAAAAGCTCTCTAGAGAGATTAACAAAAGGCACTAAACTAAAGCTGATAAAACTTACtaattaaaatatagaaaaactgATGCACTGCATCATTACCTGCTTCCCTCCCCAACACCCTCAGCAGTCTTGCAATCTATACCCAAGCTGTGTTTGGTACAGTTTTCTGATATCTTTTGGTTTTCTCCCCTGCCCTTCTTGACTTCTGTACCCCATATaatctgaaaaatgaaaaatttgttcttttttttgaaAAAGCAAAATATAGATAAGCAATGTGTTCTGGGTTTGGTACTTGGAATCCAAAATGGTGTAGGGTTATTATAAACACTATCAGTAAATGATGGCTTGTGTGGCAATAAGAGGGTTGTACTGAGGGTTTTATTAAATAGGAGAGATTGGCCCCTCCCACACCTATAATGGCCACTCCCACACCTATAAGGTCAGAACATTGATAGAAACATCACTGATTActgtgaatcgtgcgttaatcaACCAATTAGAGCAGGGATATCTGTAAAGATTTTGCCTTATATTTCTAATTTAGTTCTAGCCCTGAATGTTTTAGCAACACTTTTATGAAGTCCAACATTCTGCTCTTTTATTTACAGACAGTGTGAGCTGTATCCCATGCCCAgatatggaatggcccaatgagaacaAGATTCAATGTTTTGCCAGGATGgaagaatttctttcatacagtgttgattttatttctttgtttttttcattcttcTCACTTCTATTTTTCCTTGTAACTGCGGTCATACTGGGAATTTTCCTTAaataccgggactcccccatagtgagagccaacaaccggagcctgagcttcctcctccttgtctccatcaagctgagcttcctcagtgtgtttctgttcctcggtcgccctgtggatataacctgcatgctgcgcatcatcacttttggaatcaccttctccatagctgtctcttctctcctggccaagactatcatggtttgtgttgctttcaaagccactaagccagggagctcatggagaaaatggctgggagtcaaactgtccaattctgtagtcttgttctgctcatccattcaaataatcatctgcatgacttggttggccatttctcctccctttcaggaactggacattcacacttcccctggaaccatcatcattcagtgcaatgagggctcagctattggcttttactcagttattgggtatatggggcttctggcagctgttagttttgttttagcatttttagctcggagcttaccggacagttttaatgaggccaagtacatcactttcagcatgctgctcttctgcagtgtttggatcacaatgatcccggcctatctgagcaccaaaggcaaaaacactgtgtgtgtggagatatttgccatactcacctcaagcgctgggcttttagcctgtatatttctgcccaaatgttacattattttattcagacctgaaattaatacaaaatcccatttatttgaaaacaaatattgaaaatattcCAAGTAATGCAGACACATTGTATAAATAGCCTGTATGGAAATATATGATTTGTAACACTGTTAAAGTTCAGTTCATGTTGAGAAGCTTCatgtattttacaaaatatatccGCATTTAAGATGAGATTTAATCCCAAGTATTTAAAGATAAAATCATGAACCATCAGTGATTTTTTTCAGAAACACAATAAAATGTAACCCCTTATATTTGACTCTGTGTAAGCATCAAATCATTGCTTATGTTAATGTTTTACTGGGTTCATTCAGAAGAAGtagtcataataataatacttccAGTGCCATAGCAACAATGATGAGATAGTATAATGGGCCACAAGTTGACCAGATAGGTCATATTAATAATATTGATTAATCAGTAGGGTATAAAAGCCTTTCAGTGTCACTCAGAGGGAAAGCTTTGCTCAGAACACAGGGAAGTCTATGTGTGTGGAGTCTGCAAAACGGAGGTTTGTCAGTCTGATGCAATCTTTGTGTAATGCTGATAATGGGGGAATGGAATCTATTCTTGTGAATGCTTAGGAGCCTTGGAGTTTTCCAATAATTTGGAGCAAGGTacattaaatgtgtttttattacaggggaaaacaaataataaaaaagaagcaTTTTATGGGAGTTGCATATGGGAGTTTCCTTATGACTGTGGGAGGTAGCTACGTGcaacacagtaagttaggttgaaaaaagacatatgtccatgacattcaaccataatgcctatatataacctgcctaactgctagttgatccagaggaaggcaaaaaaccccatctgaagcctctctaatttgccgcagaggggaaaaaattccttcctgactccaagctgttctgcccccaataaggggtaattatatcttagttgggatcaagtacaggtactgttttattattacagagaaaagggaatcatttaaccatgaaataaacccaatagggctgttctgcccccaataaggggtaattatatcttagttgggatcaagtacaggtactgttttattattacagagaaaagggaatcatttaaccattaaataaacccaatagggctgttctgcccccaataagaggtaattatatcttagttgggatcaagtacaggtactgttttattattacagagaaaagggaatcatttaaccatgaaataaaccaaatagggctgttctgccccaataaggggtaattatatcttagttggaatcaagtacaggtactgttttattattacagagaaaagggaatcatttaaccattaaataaacccaatagggctgttctgcccccaataaggggtaattatatcttagttgggatcaagtacaggtactgttttattattacagagaaaagggaatcattttaccattaaataaacccaatagggctgttctgcccccaataaggggtaattatatcttagttgggatcaagtacaggtactgttttattattacagagaaaagggaatcatttaaccattaaataaacccaatagggctgttctgcccccaataaggggtaattatatcttatgtATGTTATGTAAATGTCTCATATTTTAGGTCCCAGTTTAGGCCAAGGTTGCGTTGTACAGGTAAAGTGTCTGATTACAAATCTAGGTCTCTCAAATCATTAGCGTGGTCTTGGGAAGGGAAGGCTTTCATTACCTCTATGCTGTGGGAGGCTATTTCGTGCAGTCTGAAATTGGAGCAGGTTAGCATGTCTTGTgtttaatgatgagcaaaatttttcgaaATAGGCATAAAAATTGGCCCCGGAAAAACTCCTTTGGAGTTTGGATTTTTTTGAGCACTTCACAATtttatgcacgttactgtcctcaaaagagtgacctttttctttgaggtgtagagagactgctgagtcttgtcctgaggagtttgcccgcctatgttgggccattctcttacagagaggttgttttgtctccccaatgtataagtctgagcactcttcactatcTCTtctgcatattttggaccgagaggacagatggtttgaaagaggtgtgaaagaggccatttatgccaacctggaaaaaccatccctgaacagaggagggggcctgagacaccgcttgtcaccaacatacaatggcgcgttgacatccttaccccggcagtttcacaacagttcacacttccagtcatgtactttgaaggattaacaccttcatcaatgagaatcctggtaccattgtgattggatcataccttcttacacctgtcagtttcagctaacacctaactgaacaagttcaatggaaccattgtgattggatgtctgtgactctactaccatcaagagtttaaataccggggaattccctaccagtcatttgaactgaagaagccactcggatgagtggtgaaacgttttcaagaaaaactcagaaaagtccagttgttttagacttaattctactagatactgtatatcatgacctggatgaatgagaatcttcatagacatgaacTATTATGCGGTACTGTAGGACATCTTTAGCTGGATTGTTGTCTCTGAACAAGAAGAATCTCAAGAAGTTCCTACGATCTTGTCTCACAAGGACACTATGGAACAATTGCTGGTTGTCTGCTATGAAGGCAATAGGATCTCTGTAGAAGTGTATGAGTACTCCCAAGAGTTTGTTGTTGAGGTCAGGACCTGTTAAAAGTATATCATTTAGGGAAACTCCATCATTTTTGGAACTGGAATCAAACACAACTCTGATCTGGCCTGATTTCTTTAGGTGGAATACTCCAAAGGTTGGCAAGTACCAGCATTCTTCTCACCTTTTAATACTGGGAGCAATTTCTGCATGACCATTCTCAAATATTTTTCTCATAAATGTAAAGAAGTGTTCTCTCATCTCTGGTTTCTTTTGGAACGTGTGAGTGAGAGAGTAAAACATTTGACTTGTTTGTTATTAGGAAAGTAACATCTCTGTGGTTTGGTGGAAAGAAGTGTACAACCCGGATTccgaaaaagttgggacactaaacaaattgtgaataaaaactgaatgcaatgatgtggaggtgccaacttctaatattttattcagaatagaacataaatcatggaacaaaagtgtaaactgagaaaatgtaccattttaagggaaaaatatgttgattcagaatttcatggtgtcaacaaatcccaaaaaagttgggacaaggccattttcccccctgtgtggcatctccccttcttattacaacactcaacagacatcTGGGGACCAAGGAggccagtttctcaagtttaggaataggaatgctctacCATTcctgtctaatacaggcctctaactgttcaatcatcttgggccttctttgttgcaccttcctctttatgatgcaccaaatgttctctataggtgaaagatctggactgcagactggccatttcagtacccggatccttctcctacgcagccatgatgttgtgattgatgcagaatgtggtctggcattatcttgttgaaaaatgcagggtcttccctgaaagagatgacgtctggatgggagcatatgttgttctagaacctgaatatatttttctgcattgatgctgcctttccagacatgcaagctgcccatgccacatgcactcatgcaaccccataccatcagagatgtaggcttctgaactgagcgttgataacaacttgggttgtccttgtcctctttggtccggatgacatggcgtcccagatttccaaaaagaactttgaatcgtgactcgtatgaccacagaacagtcttccattttgccacactccattttaaatgatccctggcccagtgaaaacacctgagcttgtggatcttgcttagaaatggcttcttctttgcactgtagagtttcagctggcaacggcggatggcacggtggattgtgttcactgacaatggtttctggaagtattcctgagcccattctgtgatttcctttacagtagcattcctatttgtggtgcagtgtcgtttaagggcccggagatcacgggcatccagtatggttttacggccttgatgcaaaatctttgcaatttttcgctgggtaacacctttctgatattgctccactatctttctgtgcaacattgtgggaattggtgatcctctccccatcttggcttctgagagacactgccactctgagaagctctttttatacccaatcatgttgccaattgacctaattagtgttatttggtcttccagctctttgttatgctcaaatttactttttccagcctcttattgctacttgtcccaacttttttgggatttgttgacaccatgaaattctgaatcaacatatttttcccttaaaatggtactttttctcagtttaaacttttgttccgtgatttatgttctattctgaataaaatattagaagttggcacctccacatcattgggttcagtttttattcacaatttgtttagtgtcccatcttttttggaatccggtttgtagttaCCCAGCTGTTAGCACATTGATCCATGATCCCCGGGATTATTTTGTCTTCTATGCAAAGGGAAAGTTGATTGTTGTTTTTGAATCTGTTATAACTATCCTTtatctaatatatttgtgtaagtactatggtcaacaaacaccactcaccaaggttatattttaagtatatttaatgtgtggaaaagagttacagaagttacatacaaattaccaatgattaagccagtcagaaacaatattgacagcttcccaatacaatacaaagtatgtatgtattcatttaaagtagtaaaaatgtatgtatgcatgtgtgttagagtgaatgtgtgtaagtgagagcgtgtgtgagtgtgtaagggtgcgtgtgtctgtatatctgtgagaccagccttttgttgctgatcTATATCCTGTTGGAAACCCCACCCCCACTGTATTAtccctaagaccatatgtttctgatcaatcacattccagacaGGGAACAATGATATATGTGAGGGATAGTGTGAATTGGCGAGTCAGTGTGCACATTTGaaccatgttaacccattcaggcctgggatataacttattttgcaatacccaatatttaacagaaTCTAAGGAAAATGGTGCAACCCAAGTGCTAAGAAATTGGTTAGATGAGTGTTACTCTGAATCTCTTTAATCAATAATGTGGACATGGTTGAAAAATGCATCTCAGGTCTAGCTTCTGAACATAAGGTGCATTGTGAGGGCCATTTATCTGGTCCCTTGCTTTGTGGACCCGTAGGCTATCCCTCCCAAGAAGAAGCATTAACTGAGCCTTAAGGTCATGTTCAGGGATTAAGTGCGTTATATGTTTCAAGTGCACATAGTGCCGTGCTACATCTGGTGTAGGGATTTCAGTCCTATTATCTGGTATCCGACTGCACTCGGTTATAGTTGGCAAAGATAAACATATTtgtccatctatggactctacTTGGTAGCCAGATGCTTTTCTCCCTGCTGTCTCAATAACACCTGCACAGGTCTTTAGGGAGTAAGGAATGCTTGTGCCTTTGATATCGAATACATTAAAGAAGGCTGGACAGGCTAGAGATCTGTTGCTTTGATCGTTCATAATTGCAATAAGTTTAACTAAAACAAGAGGATGTTCCTCAACCAGAACATTGCACTCTGCCCAAGCACAATATTATTTGGTGTCCATAATCAGCATGGTTAGTAAGAAGGTGGCTGGGACGGAGCAAGGGGCACTTAGAATAAGTACGCTTATAGTGATTCCTGTTAAAATTGATATTAGGGctgtctaatgaacaatattacagtGTGAAATGCAAATGTATTCATCTTATGTATGTTGTTTGTCTCCATTCATGactttaattacatttctgtttGTACAAATCACTAGATAATGGAGTAGCTGATTTATCAACGATCAACTTGAATCGAAAAATGCAGCTTCTAGAGATTCTGTAGAAATCAATGGTGTATCTTCCATATTCAGGCTACTTTAAAGTTCAAAATTGCAGACTCGGTTTTTCCGAtttgttttttataaatatgcttaaaATTTGAAACATTTGTAAAAGAGACATTTAGGCAATTTGCCTCAAAGTGTAAAATAGCCAAGGCAACTTATTATGGTGAAGTCTTAAATCTTTTGCCCATGCCGTCTAATAAATCAGAAATACATCTTCAAAATAGCTCTGGGAACAGATGtgtcattttaaattaaaaataaaattgaattacCATAGAGGGAATATGTTGTAATTCAGGCTCTGAAATGATGTTAAATTATAAtgcttttaatatatttatttatctgcaGAAGTAAAGGTATAATATCTGGAATAGAACAAAGATCCCCTGGGTGCCGGTGCCtttattcattctactgagcaaatcctctctctgctctctataaaatgagggttggatgagccgggccccttactctgttctacacacacagcccaaccctggggcccctgtgtctctctgtgccactgactgttactggggcaaatcctctctctgctctctataaaatgagggttggatgagccgggccccttactctgttctacacacacagcccaaccctggggcccctgtgtctctctgtgccactgactgttactggggcaaatcctctctctgctctctataaaatgagggttggatgagccgggccccttactctgttctacacacacagcccaaccctggggcccctgtgtctctctgtgccactgactgttactggggcaaatcctctctctgctctctataaaatgagggttggatgagccgggccccttactctgttctacacacacagcccaaccctggggcccctgtgtctctctgtgccactgactgttactggggcaaatcctctctctgctctctataaaatgagggttggatgagccgggccccttactctgttctacacacacagcccaaccctggggcccctgtgtctctctgtgccactgactgttactggggcaaatcctctctctgctctctataaaatgagggttggatgagccgggccccttactctgttctacacacacagcccaaccctggggcccctgtgtctctctgtgccactgactgttactggggcaaatcctctctctgctctctatataatgagggttggatgagccgggccccttactctgttctacacacacagcccaaccctggggcccctgtgtctctctgtgccactgactgttactggggcaaatcctctctctgctctctataaaatgagggttggatgagccgggccccttactctgttctacacacacagcccaaccctggggcccctgtgtctctctgtgccactgactgttactggggcaaatcctctctctgctctctataaaatgagggttggatgagccgggccccttactctgttctacacacacagcccaaccctggggcccctgtgtctctctgtgccactgactgttactggggcaaatcctctctctgctctctataaaatgagggttggatgagccgggccccttactctgttctacacacacagcccaaccctggggcccctgtgtctctctgtgctactgactgttactggggcaaatcctctctctgctctctataaaatgagggttggatgagccgggccccttactctgttctacacacacagcccaaccctggggcccctgtgtctctctgtgctactgactgttactggggcaaatcctctctctgctctctataaaatgagggttggatgagccgggccccttactctgttctacacacacagcccaaccctggggcccctgtgtctctctgtgccactgactgttactggggcaaatcctctctctgctctctataaaatgagggttggatgagccgggccccttactctgttctacacacacagcccaaccctggggcccctgtgtctctctgtgccactgactgttactggggcaaatcctctctctgctctttataaaatgagggttggatgagccgggccccttactctgttctacacacacagcccaaccctggggcccctatgtctccctgtgccactgactgttactggggcaaatcctctctctgctctctataaaatgagggttggatgagccgggccccttactctgttctacacacacagcccaaccctggggcccctgtgtctctctgtgctactgactgttactggggcaaatcctctctctgctctctataaaatgagggttggatgagccaggccccttactctgttctacacacacagcccaaccctggggcccctgtgtctctctgtgccactgactgttactggggcaaatcctctctctgctctctataaaatgagggttggatgagccgggccccttactctgttctacacacacagcccaaccctggggcccctgtgtctctctgtgccactgactgttactggggcaaatcctctctctgctctctatataatgagggttggatgagccgggccccttactctgttctacacacacagcccaaccctggggcccctgtgtctctctgtgccactgactgttactggggcaaatcctctctctgctctctataaaatgagggttggatgagccgggccccttactctgttctacacacacagcccaaccctggggcccctgtgtctctctgtgccactgactgttactggggcaaatcctctctctgctctctataaaatgagggttggatgagccgggccccttactctgttctacacacacagcccaaccctggggcccctgtgtctctctgtgccactgactgttactggggcaaatcctctctctgctctctataaaatgagggttggatgagccgggccccttactctgttctacacacacagcccaaccctggggcccctgtgtctctctgtgccactgactgttactggggcaaatcctctctctgctctctataaaatgagggttggatgagccgggccccttactctgttctacacacacagcccaaccctggggcccctgtgtctctctgtgccactgactgttactggggcaaatcctctctctgctctctataaaatgagggttggatgagccgggcccct contains these protein-coding regions:
- the LOC116408261 gene encoding vomeronasal type-2 receptor 26-like, with the translated sequence MEWPNENKIQCFARMEEFLSYSVDFISLFFSFFSLLFFLVTAVILGIFLKYRDSPIVRANNRSLSFLLLVSIKLSFLSVFLFLGRPVDITCMLRIITFGITFSIAVSSLLAKTIMVCVAFKATKPGSSWRKWLGVKLSNSVVLFCSSIQIIICMTWLAISPPFQELDIHTSPGTIIIQCNEGSAIGFYSVIGYMGLLAAVSFVLAFLARSLPDSFNEAKYITFSMLLFCSVWITMIPAYLSTKGKNTVCVEIFAILTSSAGLLACIFLPKCYI